One Sulfolobus sp. S-194 DNA segment encodes these proteins:
- a CDS encoding ABC transporter permease: MLEIVLYEWKRAFSRKKVIVLIAISLFFEIAVYLAVAYVPSERVKVLLMPLYPYMWALGTLLPQSLLLHFLAISISSGSMSEEYEQGTIDFFLTKAITRFRFIMEKWLGSFILLSSIYGIMIILSVVMSYLLFGNQEEIGVLPEIIASVLFSSLVFFNIAFMIGEILRRSSLSFIISSSLLIGSILISDVLEFIDILTHSVQYVIVSEYLPSWGATQLPFIIVSNSPFSVLVQAIDLLPLISSTLNTAVISVLVYSLFSLSLGVISFLYRDIPKKVT, encoded by the coding sequence ATGTTAGAAATAGTGCTTTATGAGTGGAAAAGAGCTTTTTCGAGAAAGAAAGTTATTGTACTTATTGCTATTTCCTTATTCTTCGAAATAGCTGTTTACCTTGCCGTAGCTTATGTTCCATCAGAGAGAGTTAAGGTCTTGCTCATGCCTCTCTATCCTTATATGTGGGCATTAGGAACTCTTTTACCTCAAAGTCTTCTTCTTCATTTCTTAGCAATATCTATATCGTCTGGTTCAATGTCAGAAGAATACGAACAAGGTACAATAGATTTCTTCCTTACTAAGGCTATTACTCGATTTAGATTTATAATGGAGAAATGGTTAGGCTCATTTATACTGTTATCTTCCATTTATGGTATAATGATTATCCTCTCAGTAGTTATGTCTTATTTGTTATTTGGTAATCAGGAAGAAATTGGGGTTTTGCCAGAAATAATCGCTTCTGTACTTTTCTCTTCATTAGTATTTTTCAATATAGCTTTTATGATAGGAGAAATATTAAGGAGAAGTAGCTTATCCTTCATTATCTCAAGTTCTTTACTTATTGGTTCTATATTAATTTCTGACGTACTAGAGTTTATTGATATATTAACGCATTCAGTACAATATGTAATAGTATCTGAGTATTTACCTTCATGGGGTGCTACACAGCTACCTTTTATAATAGTTTCTAATTCACCATTTAGTGTTTTAGTCCAAGCTATTGATTTACTTCCTTTAATATCATCTACTTTAAATACTGCCGTAATCTCCGTCTTAGTTTACTCTTTATTTTCTCTCTCTCTAGGAGTAATAAGTTTCTTATATAGAGATATTCCTAAAAAAGTAACCTGA
- a CDS encoding ABC transporter ATP-binding protein, whose protein sequence is MINAFGLVKKYSKKEVLSNVSIEVKKGEFVSLIGPNGAGKTTLIRTVLTLIKPDKGEVRIMDRDPFKDKGVFKNLGYVQELPNLPPFMTGREVLMLSAKLKGAKKDDVDELLDIVGMTEFADRQIAKYSKGMTQRIAIAEALLGNPEVMILDEPNIGVDPIFSVRVREMFNKLKKSGSSILMTSHELEDVKKLSDKVYMIYKGKIVFEGSVEDLVREFLGINVVIETNEVEKVNNLVSSLDYVKRIYKENSRVVVSLSEDKREELLKSLIQSNISVKGFYLDLNLEEAYARAINNVRNSAL, encoded by the coding sequence ATGATTAATGCATTTGGACTAGTAAAGAAATATAGTAAAAAAGAAGTTTTATCTAATGTTTCTATAGAAGTTAAGAAGGGAGAATTTGTATCATTAATTGGTCCTAATGGTGCAGGGAAGACTACACTAATAAGAACTGTTTTAACTTTAATAAAACCAGACAAGGGAGAAGTAAGAATAATGGATAGAGATCCCTTTAAGGATAAGGGTGTCTTTAAAAATCTTGGGTATGTCCAAGAGTTGCCAAATTTACCTCCTTTTATGACTGGAAGAGAAGTACTGATGTTATCAGCTAAATTAAAGGGGGCTAAAAAGGATGATGTGGATGAGTTGCTAGATATTGTTGGTATGACAGAATTTGCAGATAGACAAATTGCTAAGTATAGTAAGGGAATGACTCAAAGAATAGCTATTGCTGAAGCATTATTGGGGAATCCAGAGGTTATGATACTTGATGAGCCTAATATAGGTGTTGATCCAATATTTAGTGTAAGAGTTAGAGAGATGTTTAATAAGTTAAAGAAAAGTGGTTCTTCAATTTTAATGACCTCACATGAATTGGAGGACGTAAAAAAACTTTCTGATAAGGTTTATATGATCTATAAGGGTAAAATAGTTTTTGAAGGTAGTGTTGAGGATCTTGTTAGAGAATTTCTCGGAATAAATGTAGTTATTGAGACTAATGAAGTTGAAAAGGTTAATAATCTAGTTAGTTCCTTAGACTATGTAAAGAGAATTTATAAAGAAAATTCAAGAGTTGTTGTATCTCTCTCAGAGGATAAAAGAGAAGAATTGCTTAAGTCTTTAATTCAATCTAACATTAGCGTTAAAGGTTTTTATTTAGATTTAAATTTGGAAGAGGCTTATGCTAGGGCGATAAATAATGTTAGAAATAGTGCTTTATGA
- a CDS encoding 2-oxoacid:ferredoxin oxidoreductase subunit beta, translating to MVERKPVFVDWCPGCGDFGILRAEEMAIRELGIDPKSVVIVSGIGCSGKIPHFMNLPISGVHTLHGRSIAFATGIKLSNPSLEVIVNVGDGDGLGIGMGHFVHLGRRNIDIAVLVHNNGVYGLTKGQASPTLHRGEKTKSLPKPNIMDAVNPLAVALAAGYTFVARGYAYDVMHLKELIKKAVLHKGSALVEILQPCPTYNDINTKEWYDKRVYKLDNVPGWDPIVRKEEETQKKFDQAIMKSYEWGEKIPIGIFYQNELVPTFEDRLISNIPNYREYYPAKQQIEINGISTTKIDELIKAKRI from the coding sequence ATGGTGGAGCGTAAACCCGTATTTGTGGATTGGTGTCCAGGTTGTGGAGACTTTGGAATACTAAGAGCTGAAGAAATGGCAATAAGAGAGCTAGGAATTGATCCCAAATCTGTTGTAATAGTGTCCGGAATTGGTTGCTCTGGAAAAATACCACATTTCATGAACTTACCTATATCTGGGGTCCATACGCTTCATGGTAGATCAATAGCATTTGCTACTGGGATTAAACTATCTAATCCATCATTAGAGGTAATAGTTAACGTTGGAGATGGAGATGGTCTAGGAATTGGTATGGGGCACTTTGTACATTTAGGAAGAAGAAACATTGATATCGCAGTATTAGTACATAATAACGGTGTTTACGGATTAACTAAAGGACAGGCTTCACCAACGCTACATAGAGGTGAGAAAACAAAGTCCTTACCAAAACCAAATATAATGGATGCTGTAAATCCCTTAGCTGTAGCTTTAGCTGCAGGCTATACTTTTGTTGCCAGAGGATACGCTTATGACGTTATGCATTTAAAGGAACTAATTAAAAAGGCAGTTCTTCATAAAGGTAGTGCATTGGTAGAAATTCTTCAACCTTGTCCCACATACAATGATATTAATACGAAAGAGTGGTATGATAAAAGGGTTTATAAACTAGATAATGTACCAGGATGGGATCCAATAGTAAGGAAAGAAGAAGAGACTCAGAAAAAATTCGATCAGGCCATAATGAAGTCTTATGAATGGGGAGAAAAAATACCTATTGGAATATTTTACCAAAATGAATTAGTACCAACATTTGAAGATAGACTTATATCAAATATACCAAATTACAGAGAGTATTATCCAGCTAAACAGCAAATAGAAATCAATGGTATTAGTACTACTAAAATTGATGAACTTATTAAAGCCAAAAGAATTTAG
- a CDS encoding 2-oxoacid:ferredoxin oxidoreductase subunit alpha gives MTRIVWMIGGAQGLGVDTSANIFGNAVAKAGYYLFGNREYYSNIKGRHSYFEVVISEKPIRSLSSYVNILASFDAETVFQHFTEVKEYLIYNIEYENTTVDLVKSMEPEMSEQVKEALSKERLGFTINDVLEYLKRRGVKVIGFNYTELIKKIADTFKVPMSVVERAKNMIAVGASYGLLGLKFDYLKDAISSTFKNELFVKFNTMAAELGYNSVPNVYKLQEYKIQKPRIQVDGNTISAMGKLAGGLRFQSYYPITPASDESVYIEANQNLDMIVEGNELRKGGVVVVQAEDELAAINMAVGAALTGVRSATATSGPGFSLMSEGISWAGMNEVPVVITYYMRGAPATGLPTRSGQADLKFALNVGHGEFPRIVIASGDHVEIFWDAIWALNLAEKYQTPVIHIIEKTLANAYSVFDEELIINKPYVIERGKIVKPTSDYFNRFEVTEDGVSPRVFLGQASIFYTGDEHNEEGHITENSINRMKMYEKRNKKLETADKEIPEEQRVNIVGDADIVLLTWGSPKGAILDAMEELIKDGIKTMMVQVRMFNPYPKNLMKKILSGKSKIIAVENNYNAQGAEVLAEKTGVFATNYILKWTGRPITKEEIIEGVKKILERDEKRVVLYGGA, from the coding sequence ATGACTAGAATTGTTTGGATGATAGGAGGAGCACAAGGACTTGGAGTAGATACATCAGCTAATATATTTGGTAATGCTGTAGCAAAAGCTGGGTATTATCTTTTTGGAAATAGAGAGTATTATTCCAATATAAAGGGGAGACATAGTTATTTTGAAGTAGTAATTAGTGAAAAACCCATAAGAAGTTTATCGTCCTATGTGAATATTTTAGCCAGTTTCGATGCTGAAACTGTATTCCAGCATTTCACAGAGGTAAAAGAATATTTAATCTATAATATAGAGTATGAAAATACTACTGTAGACTTAGTTAAATCAATGGAACCAGAAATGTCAGAGCAAGTAAAAGAAGCGTTAAGTAAAGAGAGACTGGGATTTACTATAAATGACGTATTAGAATACCTAAAGAGAAGAGGGGTTAAAGTAATTGGATTTAATTACACAGAATTGATAAAGAAGATTGCAGACACCTTTAAAGTTCCAATGTCTGTAGTTGAAAGAGCTAAAAACATGATAGCTGTGGGAGCTTCTTATGGTTTACTCGGACTAAAATTTGACTATCTAAAGGACGCAATTTCTTCAACATTTAAGAATGAACTCTTCGTTAAATTTAATACTATGGCAGCTGAACTAGGATATAATTCTGTTCCAAATGTGTATAAATTACAAGAGTATAAAATACAAAAACCAAGAATTCAAGTTGACGGAAATACAATTTCAGCAATGGGAAAATTAGCTGGAGGGTTAAGATTCCAGTCATACTATCCGATAACTCCAGCCTCAGATGAAAGTGTATATATTGAGGCTAATCAAAACTTAGATATGATAGTTGAGGGAAACGAATTAAGGAAGGGAGGAGTAGTCGTAGTTCAGGCTGAAGATGAATTAGCTGCAATCAATATGGCTGTTGGTGCTGCCTTAACTGGTGTTAGATCTGCAACAGCAACTTCTGGACCAGGATTTTCTTTAATGTCTGAAGGAATAAGTTGGGCTGGGATGAATGAAGTCCCTGTTGTAATTACTTATTATATGCGTGGAGCTCCAGCTACCGGATTACCCACAAGATCCGGGCAAGCAGATTTAAAGTTCGCCCTTAACGTTGGTCATGGAGAGTTTCCAAGAATTGTTATTGCCTCTGGTGATCACGTAGAAATCTTTTGGGATGCAATTTGGGCTTTGAATTTAGCTGAGAAATATCAAACGCCAGTAATTCACATAATAGAAAAGACTTTAGCTAATGCATATTCGGTGTTCGATGAGGAATTGATAATCAATAAACCTTACGTAATTGAAAGAGGAAAAATAGTAAAACCAACAAGCGATTACTTTAATAGATTTGAAGTAACTGAAGATGGGGTATCTCCTAGGGTATTCCTTGGTCAAGCAAGTATCTTCTATACTGGAGATGAACATAACGAAGAAGGGCACATAACAGAAAATAGTATAAACAGAATGAAGATGTATGAAAAAAGAAATAAGAAGTTAGAAACTGCAGATAAAGAAATTCCAGAGGAACAGAGGGTTAATATTGTAGGTGATGCAGATATTGTCTTATTAACCTGGGGATCCCCAAAGGGTGCAATTTTAGACGCAATGGAAGAATTAATCAAGGACGGTATTAAAACAATGATGGTTCAGGTTAGGATGTTCAATCCTTATCCTAAGAACCTCATGAAAAAGATTCTCTCGGGGAAGAGTAAAATAATTGCCGTTGAAAATAACTATAATGCGCAAGGAGCTGAAGTTTTAGCAGAAAAAACTGGGGTATTCGCAACAAATTATATATTAAAATGGACCGGAAGACCTATAACTAAGGAAGAGATAATTGAAGGTGTAAAGAAGATTTTGGAAAGAGATGAGAAAAGGGTGGTACTGTATGGTGGAGCGTAA
- a CDS encoding MFS transporter, which yields MKLSDIFKPLDQRKFDVWHIKSLLTTGMGVFTDGYDLSSIGIVLAMVLSSLGITSKSPDYTLWESLISGSALIGAAIGAIVFGILSNRGRKTFYGIDVALLSVGALLQAFVSTPLELVLVRGLLGLGVGADYVLSPMIMAEHSNAKDRGKLLAFGFGLMWGFGATVAAAIALGLEALGVPTDVIWRVVLASGAIPSASVVYLRRKIPETPRYLARIKGDVEKFREVVRALANTDVHISKELKDVNSFSAYFSKFWKTFLAACLLWFLFDIVAYSGILFGPTAIAKSIGINNSAIFQFIIEFGFTLPGGVIALLTLDKIGRKPMQTLGFFGMAISLLLFSLLKTSIPATTALLLYGLQNLFSQAGPGSVSASGMLGVELAPTKVRGLVQSLTVASGRTGAALTAFVFPALFNTYGESFAVAFLSSIAFIAAVITLIAIPETKGKPLEASSKEDMIAQEI from the coding sequence ATGAAGTTATCAGATATTTTCAAACCCCTAGATCAAAGAAAGTTCGATGTATGGCATATAAAGTCACTACTAACTACAGGTATGGGAGTTTTTACAGACGGATATGATCTCTCATCTATTGGTATAGTCTTAGCAATGGTTTTATCATCACTAGGTATAACAAGTAAATCACCAGATTACACTTTGTGGGAAAGCCTAATATCGGGATCAGCACTAATAGGTGCAGCAATAGGAGCAATAGTTTTCGGAATACTCTCTAACAGAGGTAGGAAAACATTTTACGGAATAGACGTCGCACTTCTTTCTGTGGGTGCTTTATTACAAGCGTTTGTTTCTACTCCTTTAGAATTAGTATTAGTTAGAGGACTTTTAGGTTTGGGCGTAGGTGCGGATTATGTATTATCTCCAATGATAATGGCAGAACATTCGAATGCTAAAGATAGGGGAAAATTACTCGCTTTTGGTTTTGGTTTGATGTGGGGATTTGGGGCTACTGTAGCTGCTGCAATAGCTCTTGGCCTAGAAGCTCTTGGTGTACCCACAGATGTTATTTGGAGAGTTGTTTTAGCGTCTGGTGCAATACCATCAGCATCTGTAGTTTATCTAAGAAGGAAAATACCTGAAACACCAAGATATTTAGCTAGGATTAAGGGAGATGTTGAAAAGTTCAGAGAAGTTGTAAGGGCATTAGCTAATACTGATGTTCATATAAGTAAAGAATTAAAAGATGTTAATAGCTTCTCCGCATATTTTAGCAAGTTTTGGAAAACATTTTTGGCAGCATGCTTACTTTGGTTCTTATTTGATATTGTAGCGTACTCGGGTATTTTATTTGGTCCAACTGCAATTGCCAAAAGTATTGGTATAAATAATAGTGCTATCTTTCAATTCATTATAGAATTTGGCTTTACTTTACCTGGAGGGGTGATTGCGCTGTTAACCCTAGATAAAATTGGAAGAAAACCAATGCAAACATTAGGATTCTTCGGAATGGCAATTTCTTTACTTCTTTTCTCTTTGTTAAAAACAAGTATACCGGCTACTACAGCTTTGCTATTATATGGTTTACAGAATTTATTCTCACAAGCTGGGCCAGGTTCAGTAAGTGCCTCTGGTATGTTAGGTGTGGAATTAGCGCCCACTAAGGTTAGAGGCCTTGTTCAATCTTTAACAGTAGCTTCCGGTAGGACAGGTGCAGCATTAACAGCCTTTGTCTTTCCAGCTTTATTTAATACTTATGGAGAATCTTTTGCTGTCGCATTTTTAAGTTCTATCGCGTTTATTGCAGCAGTTATAACGTTGATTGCAATACCAGAGACAAAAGGAAAACCATTAGAAGCTTCTTCAAAAGAAGATATGATTGCTCAAGAGATCTAA